The window ATTATGAGCTCTAACTAAATGTATGCATGTCAATGCAATACAACCCATTCAATTACATAATACTCACCTAAAACTTACTTGAGTCTCCGCAGCATCACACAATACAATTCACAAGTGtaacaatgcaatatttaaaatgtaacttattTACGACATGGCAAGTAAGGCATAATTCCATATAAAAACGTTTATGGAAACTGagtacatatatatgtgtgtgtgtgtgtgtgtgaagagaagtgttattggcactccaaaaatctcattctacactcctcacaagtgtatttttctttccaaatatagaaagtttggaatgtagaatgagatttttggagtgccaataacaattccctatatatatatatatagaaaataaaTGCCCACACACTGATAAGTAGCAGATCGTAGCCCCCTAGCATTGCTTGTCCACGCTCATCCTCGAggtacgtctcacctatatgagATAAAACTATCTTTACGTTAATTAATTAgcacatataaaaaaaaacctaggaATAACCTCTCATATCTTGCTCAAATGTAgggtttgaatataccaacgtgatctacttgACGATACGAACACacctatattttaaaaaaaaaatttggacatCGGACGCACCCTCACGCGCTGTCCAAGACACAACTACACGCACCtgccacgcgcaggcacatcCACGACACACTGACGGAAACCTTAACGGCGTTAAGGATATTCCATCAAAATAGatagaatattccattaaagttaacagaatataccttcttcttctccggtCACCCGCCGCTCTCCACCTTCCGCTGCCACCAGCTGCCGTCTGCACTCGCCGGTTTTTGGAGAATTTTCAAAAGCTTATATCTACTTCAATTCTTAACCAAtttccatgaaatttatatggatttaaaGCTCTTAAGGAGTAGAACACGTTCATACCTATTAGAAGTCCAAAATCTGACGGAAAACGGTCGGAAAATCCCTCGACAATTCCGGCCAAAACTGGGACTTCTCAAAACCGTGTGATCCGACGTCAATACAACTCCAAACTTGTTCCAAAGTTTTAAGGAAGTTGCATGGAGACTTTTCCAATTCCTAAGACTACGTAAACTCGCTGGGATCGTGACGGAGTAAACTTGGTCCTCGTCGGAGCTTTTGGTGTCTCAGGTTACACTCGTTTGTTCAACGTTTAAGTTGTATCACTGAGTTTGTAAGGTCAAGGGGAATATGATGATGTAAAGCTCACGTTCGATCTATGGGTTTGGGTGTGGGTGTGTCACGgtgcaaaggaagaagaagggagaaaagTCGAGAAGGAGAGTGTACGTGTGTGCGTGTGCGGGTGTCTGATTGGGCAGAAGTAGAAAATAAATATCTTCTGATTGGGCCACGAAATATAAGGGCCTAAATAATTGGGTAGATAAGGGTTGAGTTTGGATCAacattcaaaagaaaaacaacttaATTCTACCCAGTTACGCATTCAGTTGTTTGTAACCTTTTTCGTTACTACTTCGATTCGGCCTTAACTCGCATCAACGCACTCGTGACGTCGAGTACGATTTAATTACGATagcgagaaaaataatttaaatgtgCACATGTACATCCACGTCACTTAACCAACAAGGCATATTTGTCACTTTACATACTCGGggagaaaattatataataaattgggACAGGTTGTCACATCAAGCATAACTGTTCAAATAAAGATCATGGTTGAGACTTATTCAACTATATTCACGCCATTGTTGGCTTCAGTGGATGTCAACTATTCAAATGTTAGTAGCTTTGAGACTGCGAAATGTGAGTAGCCTTAAGGACCCAATGTGAGTAGCTTTGAGACTACGAAAGGATGTCAactgttcaaataaaaaaaataaatagtgaATCATTAATTTACAAAAGTGGGATGtgggtaaagaaaaaaaatatatcaaattaaTGGACTACGGATCACTagattaattcaatagatcaggACCAAACAAGAGTTGGTCGTGGAAGCAAGAAAATACAGATGTTTGGCCCATAGTGGGTCGTATGTAGGCCTGGAAAATTGGTCATGTTCGTACCATTTTCGTTTCATACTCGTTAAGATCAAGCTCGTTAAGATAACAAGTTCCTAACATATAACTCATAACGACTCGATTTGTTAACGGGTCATGTCATTTCACATCATGTTAATGGGTCATGCAATAAATTATAATGCTTAATGTCTAGGTCTGGCAAACGATATCCTATTGCGTTTGTAATGGGTGATCCCATAACGACCTAACACGTTTAcaggttacccgataacgactcAACTCATTAATAGGTTGACCTGAAACACATTATTTTTGTGTCGggttaacgggtcgtgtaaaAAAATTATCTAGCTTAGTTGTATGGATGCGAGCTAAACAATTGGGAAAGTCTAAAAAATAGGTGTGGGCCGTGAACAGTGCATCTGAGCAAGAGATGGGTGCAAGGTGGAGCAAGAACTAGCCTAAACATTGGGCTTGAGATCTGCGCATAGCAAGCCCAAGGACTTGGGTTGCAAAACCTGAAGCCTAACAGCGTCGTTCTAGAGCAACGCGACAGGAGCGACTTGGTGCAACGGCTTCatgcaattagggttttgacaaaaaacatcTTAATTTGCttctatttgtatttttttctttgtactGACACAATTCACCGTAGCAATATCCAATAACAGAATAAAACACAATTTTTTCATAGCAAAAgtaacataataaaatattgcGAATGCATGAACATGATATATATTGAACAATATATGCGGTATAAGACAATATATAAAGCGTAGATAAATTGGGAGTTTATGTATCATGGTGAATGTTTTTATATGATCTGGGTATAAAATATCGATTTCATGTTTTTGAAGAACCTAGATTGGATGGAAACTGGACTGGTACCACGATCCAGTCCTACATAGGCAGACCTAATTTTAACAGCAGGCACAATAACAATGAAAATGGCTCCTTCTTTAGTAAGATTATATGAACAAATGCTGAAAGCCTTTGAATGCTAGTTGTAGAAGGTCCGTCTCCAAAATCTAGAATTTTATCTCCAATGCTTTGTATTACGTCCAACATAGACATTGAAAGAACAAGTAATTGAATTAATAACAAATAGATCAactcaataaaataataaatgaatcataataaaaatgattaaaacgtaatactctcCTAAAGTGAAGATGATCAAACTCTGTTTTGCGCAACGTCGAGAGCGAGAGAGAAAAGACAGAATTTAGTGATTATATGGTGCTGATTTCTCACCCCATtagcctttatttataatagtaagGAAAGGAGAATCGTTGCCTTCCAAGTAATACATTACAACTAAAAAACTatctaaaatatatatagaatcCTACAACGATTTAAACAATCACAACTAACTAATTTAGGACTACAACAAAGATGAATTACTCATTAAAAAGCTTATTCATTCCAATATTCCAAATAGTCCATAACCTGTTAATAACTTAAGGACCGAATGAGGATTGGTGgaaagaaaatggagagaaggGATGATGATGGTATAGGGGAAAGGACTGAATGAGATGGAGGAAACGGGTGAACGAGATTTGAGGCTCGGGATGATGAAAACAAGGGCAAAAAACGCACTAGGAATATGAGATCGTGAAGGGAAGATCGGGATGGAAACGGGGCAGGGATTATTGCAAAAAACAAtaggagaaagaaaaagaagaagacaggGAAGTCAAGGGACTGCCACCGGCCTTGCCATAGCAAAAGCCGATGGCGACGCAGAAAATCGAAAACGAAGTCACTCACACCACCGGTGAGAAAGGCTCTCACTAGAGGAGAGAAAGGCCTACGATTCCATCAAGTTTCTGAATTTGTAATTAACGTAATAATCTTAAAAGCTATGTTTTGGCGAGAAATTTCCAAATCCTAAAGGGTTGAGGCCAAGTCGGGTAGAAATGGATCCAAAAACATTAATACTATTTTAATTAGCTCGAATTTGGCCTTTTCATTGTATAAATACTACTGAGAGTAAGAATCTgcagattttttttattgaaaaaaacaaaaatttctcaCTGCTTAAGCTCTAAATAATGAGTTCATGTGCACTTGCAGTTATGCATGCCAGCAACTTACCAGTTTAAAAACCATAACAATCCTCAGAGAATTTTAACCGGTATATATGGCAGATAATCGCCTCAAGCATCATTAACAGATTCAGCTTCCTCAAATTTCAATCGATCAATATCAACTTTAAAAACAATTATGAGAAATGGACTTCCCTAAGCATATCTACATACATAATGCTATGAAATGACTTTGCCAAAGTATGCAGAAGCATTGCAAAAGCAAACTTGAGGAATTAATGCAGCAAAAGAGAGAAAGACAATTCAAAGTTGAAATTACGACAAATTTGGTAGTAAAAAGTATATGTTGTCTTGAAGATTTCACGCATTCTGCGTTGAAGACATGTACTttaacaacaaaagaaaaatcactatCAGAAGCCATAATATAAGACCACACTTGTTGCAGTCCAtatgttctttttattttcttacctTTGAGAGcctaaaaaacttgaaatttcagTACCAGAACCCTTATTTCAATGTACAACCGCTTCAGTCTGTCCTTTGTATTGACACATCACTATACCAACTTGGTTTTTCTCATGTAGGAATGGCGCAATGGCCGTTCAGAAGGCCATTGATTTCTTGATTTTGCTAGAAACTGACTTAAAACTTGAGACATTATAGAGGGTGCCCAGAGGTGCCCAAATCTTCATAAGGGTAGGATTGAGCTAAGACTCCTTCCATGTTTGGATGAAAAAAGCTTCCTGCCAGATGCAAAGGGCTTTTTCATTGATATTGACCCCATCTGCAGAGAAAACCCAATTGAAGAACTTCTCATTAGTTTGGCTAGGCTAGAACTTGAACTGCCATGCTTCGAAACATTCCCCGAATTCATATTCTTTACATGTGATTGGGAATTCGAACTTCCTTCTTCAGGAATTACATTCGCCACATCGCGATATATTCTCAAAGCAGACATTGAATCCATCGAAACTGATCTCCTCATTGGTTGAATATCCTCTTCAGTAACACGCCGATTGTCAGTCAAATCACTTAATGCTCTCGGATCACAACTTCCCACAGGCACAATAGAATTTCGCAAAACCTTCCTCGAACTTTCAGCTGCCCTTCCCTCAATTGGAATTACAGAAACATTACCATCCTCTCCAGCCCCAACCTCATTAGTCCAACTTCCAACACTTTCAGCCCCTCCATCACCCTCCAAATTCTCCACCTCACCGCTATCCCTTGAACCTGAACCACTCGAAACAGGCTCCGGTTCACTCACCTGAGCACTAGCAGTGTCATAAACAATCGGGGCGCGGCAAAGCGGGCAATTCTTATGTGATCTCAACCAGGTATCAATACAAGGGATGTGAAAGGCATGACTGCACTTCGGCAAAAGCCTAAGACTCTCATCTTCTTCAAACTCATTCAAGCAAACAGAACAATCCGTTCCCTCAATTAAACCCTCATCTTTTCGAAACTTGCAGACAGTTATAGAGTCAATCACAGATTGTGGGAGACCAACAGTGTGTATGTACCAAATGGGATGATCAAGAACAGGACCGTGATCTTCATCAATAAAATCTCGTTGGGTATCAAACAAAATCGGTAAAGACCTACTCCTCGACGAATTGttgcggcggcggcggcggtaaAATATAACAATTGAGAAAACAATAGCAAGAAGAAGAGCAGCCCCAATCGTACAAATTGTGATAGTCATACTTGTTTCAATCAACTGCTTCCGCTCAGATGTGGGGTGATAGTAATCCTCAGTCAGGGATGGCGGCGGCGTAGATGGCGGCGTAGGAGGGTTTGGTACAATTGGAGGAGCAAGCTGACCACCACCATACACTACAAGATTCTTACAGACATCAGGGCAGGTTTTGAAACAAGATTCAATACAATAACCCCTTTTGTTCAAGAGTGGATTACAAGGAAGTGAACAAACGAATTGCTCACTCAGACTTGTTTTTGCCAGGAAATTTTTGTGATCAAACTCCAttgaaacaaaaccaaacaGAGCAAAAACAGAGGAGATCCAAAACAGGGGATTAGAAATTCATACCTTTCATTGCTTATGATCCAGAGAAGGGAAGGATCAGACTTCGGAGAGAGTCAAAAGGCAACAAGTTGGTGAAGGTTTTGTTTGGAGGGTTGGTTTCCACCGCAGACAGAGGTTTGAATGGATTGTGATGGAGAGAAATGGTGGCTGTGGGTGAGGACTTTTGCTTGTTGGGACGTAGCTTCCTTGAAGAATTTCGCTTTCGAAATGACTTTTCCTTGGGGAGCATTTTACTTACCACCATGCTCATCATTCTATTTATCATTATTAAATAAGTTTGAATTTCAAGATTTACGTAATggataaacacaaattttaaaattcaaactcatataattatgataaataaaatgatgaaCATACATCACATTAAATGATGATGAGCAAAATGCATTTACTTGGTAGTTTTGCGTTTCTTTTTGGCACTGTAGAAAGTCAATGAGATTTTAAAACTCATTCCGCGTTAActattctttttcctttttttatccCCCAAGGGTATTATACAGTGTTACCGACGTGGAGGTGATATTCGATTGTTATATTGTCATTCACGTCCTTTGTATATCGTACGCCTTCTTGCTTTGCACCCCAAAATGCCCGCAAATTTCCAGCGGATCATAGAAGCCCAGGTCTCTTTTATCCCAACCAACCCAACCTTTTTAAACCCTCGGCCATAGAAGCCCAAATTCTGCCCTTTTTTATATCCTCTTTTAGATCAGTCTCTTTCTCCTGTTGTGTGGGCTGAAATTTTGTTTGCTGGGCATTAGACTTTTGCAGTACCAAGACGACCCAATATTTGCCAGAAGAGTAAAACAGGAACACGAATGGTCTGTTCTTCATCAACACATTAAATAGAACTCACCAAAATAAGtacttttcttttgttcaattttctttgtgcTCAACGAAGAGTAGGATTCATGTTTATACATGAATTTAAATGTCAAATTTAAGAattgtttgataactatttcgtttttaatttttaccttttgttttcatttttcttaaagCTTAAAGCTaaagctaaaaaaataaaaaaatgaaaacaaaatggcTATTAAACCGCCGTAAATTAACCATTCAAATACTTAGCAAGGTTTGCCACCAGAACCACTGAGGCAAAATTAGAAATAACAAACCTACAACACATGGGTAATCTAGATATTTTATTTCCTTCTATTTTTGCATCTATAACTATATGATGAAGAGAAATTTTGGTAGCACTGAGCTATTGAGACAACTATCACATAATGTGGGACTAGCGTAGGTCAAGTGGGATAAAACTACGATGATGTTATATTTTTGATAGGCACATTATAGATGACATGGTCAAGTGTCGCTACCCAAATTATCATTCAAAGTAATTTCTAaatgggtaaaattgtaattgaaTTTTGTTGTGCTATATGTCCAAGTGCTTGCTTGTCCTCTCTTAATTTGTTGGGGGTTCGAATGatttttttgcaaagatgatcttcaaatgaagattaagaaattgaaaggTTCCGcttataaaattaatacaatGAATATACATTATTCGTAAGGGGTGAAATATGTGCATTTCCCTACTGaaaaatgcaagtattattccTGATCCGAATAAGTCTACTACTTCACTGCTCTctcaaattaaatatatttctGACTTGCATCCCAAGTTTGACATGGTTGGTGCCTTGTATATATAGATCCCTAGTAAGAGCTTTACAATACGATACTTGTAAGCTCTGCCAACTGATGCAAGCTCCCAGAATACCTCATTTTCAAGCATCAGAGAGATTACTGACGTACCTTAAACGTaagaatgagagagaaagagacacGAAAAACGTTACCAGAAAATTCTCTTAACAACTAATCTGAATGTTGCAGAATGTATGAAGGCTTGTCTGCTACCCTGTCGAAAAAACCTCCCCCGATATATAATGCAGCTTGTCATTAAACTATGGTACTTGCGTCAAACACGGCTATGCATTTGGTTATGAGACGACAAAGTCCCGTTTTTTCGGAATTTAGATACGTttctgttgactctaaaaattacaaaacctacgtggcgcgcaggccgagtaactaataagctaactatgtccttcggttgaatgcggggcgtgccaactcgtcggccgagctcggccgaggagtaaaatttgctgATGTCGCtctgagcgcgttgctgacttctctatcttgcgattacgaccgaggaaggaacactctcggtctctgggttctatagcctgaagacaaggctgctaattctgcggagttcacaaatcgtcagagcccgattcggtcactatGATTTTATTCGTGAGAGTaaaagcacgtcgaatcgagatcaaactgtatgggcacagatactcaaacgtgatgtaggtcttgatggtaaacgtcgttcggccgtcagaatgccgaaccctgaaacccacttgcgagtatccaatcataaagcCACTCGGCGccctgtacgccgagcaatgtgattcgtaacacctgactttGCCGAgagggctagcaaggtgacctctgccaataaaggttcgaaaacccttctcggccgagacttagatagataaccggtcgacctcgacgcagtgctgtttatccaaactgaaggtgcttctcggtcggctggttctgcggcagcagtgctgtttatccaaactgaaggtgctcgccgggcgcttccacagtgctgtttatccaaactgaaggtgtgtcggcagaaaaagaaaaggaaaaatctcaaggtgtttgagaggttttgcgcagggcaattgtatgatGATTTGAAGGAGGTTtgaatgttgcatgatctcgtgtatttatagtaccccattccttgaaacctcctctgatttggattgggagtccttgtcccatttcgattctggttcgaacaaacctactcccactgggattctgaatcttcctccttttgaggctttatttcttgctggtcgagaatcctggtcgcaccaggatttcctcaatccttcctacttatctggacctcttgagataggattcggctgaccctgccagctggcccgggttttattattcggcccatagcatctgttattaccttgggccgagcacatctgaCTGCTCGGCCTAACcaaaatattttgggcccaaacattgccccctcgcttctgaggtcgccgactgtcacctcttggtcgggcctcgaccttgaagaagcgaaaacatttattgcttttttgaacTTTACTCCCTTAATGATCATTATTCCTGCAtatttatgagacatgattgcactttcctcgttgcccccaacgcgtggccacgtgtcgattctccgccgttctcaaaagcttcactcatgggcctcgaaaccgtgcactaATTGAACCGTCTCATCCTTATTAAATGCATTGAACCTGTCGCCACACGCCATCGTGCATCTTGGATTTTTGACTCCTCGATCCCATtttcgcaggttcccaaaatatccgaaatgattgcagACTTTCCCGGTTACATTTCCCCCCAATCTGAACCAGCGCTTTTGAATTccagacgtttgatattcattctgaaaagcctataaatacccacatttcTGCCATTCGCCTCTTACGCCCTCAGAAACTCCAGAATCTCTAATTTCTCATCTTTGTTTGCTCAAATCAAACCTTCCAGCCCTTCTGCAATTTTTTtcagttcttccttctgcaaatggcctcctttatttcGAAGCTTTCCGATGAGATCAATAAGTGCAAGTCATTCATCGATCGAAGCGCCGTCAAGACGCTGCGATTTCAAGAGGATATGGCCACCACCCACCAGATTCTGGGTCCCCTCTTCAAAGACGCAGTGCCGTCGTCTGTCACCAACTTGCTCAAGGAGCAATGTCTAACCCCCCTGCTTCAAGGGTTTGACTGGTCGAAATGGTGCTTGGCTCGtcctcaaggagcttggccctcgaccaccacggCCTGGGCCGCCTGGGTCGACCAAATGAGCTCCTTCTTCTCCAAGGAGTGGAAAGCTCTCGGCATCTACGATGCCATTATTCTGTCAACCATGGAGAttgccatggataaggagctgctcatggcggccctgagtttatggtgttcggccaccaacaccatggtcctgcctttcggccctctcggccccaccatcctcgacgtctcggccatccttgggacttcctcgaccggccttcctattgacgccgccctttccggatacccttctcctctcgacctgaaggcactattcgacgaaagggccgtcgagacgctaagccggggtgatcgggagccctcaagggaagaagttcagaagctccacaagaacttcttcaactacaacactctcattcttcatttcgccggccgaggcgaggaaagccttaggaagggagagcacgaggccttcctcttctactggtacaacaaattcatttgttgtactcggtcgaacaaatgcctggtggagaacatgccggtggcccaggcactgGCTAATGGTCGCTTGCTGGCGCTCAGTCCAGCCATACTCGCCAATCTCTACCGTTGCCTGGCCGAGGCGACCATTGGCAAGATCGACCCGCATCAaaacggacccctctgggtgttccaactTTGGTTGCAGGTTTACTTCTCTACTCTTCGACCGGAGGTCCCTGCCTTCCAGCGAACGGCCGCCCTCGGTCTTCAACTGGCATCTCGACCGGCACCACCTCACCGAGCCGACGAGGTTTTCAAACACTTCCTCGGCCTAGATGTCCTCTCGGAtgacgagttcctggtgtgccggcgccaggagtaccctTCCTCGCTCAAGCTTCCTACGGCCGCGTGGGCCGCGTCCGAGGATGCGGACATTCGTCAGCGCTGGGGGTCGTTTGTTTTGGCTCGCGACCTTCCACTgggttgcgatgcccgccgagctggctgggaggtctaccacccccattttgtcgcccggcagctcggctatATTCAAGGCAGCCCCGTCCCCCTGCTCGCTTCTCGGTCACTCCTAAGTCGGGGGCGTCTTACCGGTTCCTCTGAGAGGGAGTGCAAGACGTCCGACCAGGAGTTCCAAGAGAAGTGCAGGAAATTCCGGATTCGGCCGGCGGTTCCTGAATCTCTGGGAACTGATACCTTCGGGGACTGGTGGGAGGAGTATACCGGCAACTTCTTCGGCGCCCCGGCCGAAGATCTGGCGAAGAAGATCTTCGGCGACCGCCCTAGGTCAACATCCTCGACACAGCCTAAGGAGTCGACCCAAGGTAGTCTTTCCGTTCTTCTTTCCTCCTTTGTTTTACCACTTGATCCTCGTTGCTAATTACTTCGCTTTTCAGGGGTTCGCGTGCCGAGGACGGTGGAAGTGGTCACCGCGGTGGCAAAGGCGAAGAAGGCGCCTATGAAGAGgacccttgtcaccgagcggTCGATCCCTGCCAAACGCCCCCACCAAGGGGCCGAGCCGGCGGAAGAGGCCCCTCGTCcttctaaacgcgtcaagaaattggcgaagaagggcgaccgggaaattcatgtcgtccccagtAACACTACTGGGACGCCCACTCCTGCCGGCTCTCCATCTGTGCCGGCTGCCCAGGCACCTCCAACCTCGAATCCTCCAGCCGTCTCCCAGGCCGATCCAATCGTCACACCAGCATCCGCTCCAACTTCAGAGCCGGTCGTGGCGCCCGAAATGGGGAAATCGGCTGCTCCTGCCGAAACACCCCCGACTCcaacggtcgttttggaggtataattctgcttcTACTCTTGTTCCTTCAGGTTTTTTGGTCGTAAAATAATCTCTTTTTGTccaggatgtcgagagcgagagcgaAGAGGTCCCCCTGGAACGCCGTCGCCGACCAGTCAGCTCTCCTCCCGTCTGTCCTCCTCCGGTTGTCGAGGCGGCCGCTCGACCGACTCCTCCTGTGGCGGATCACGGCAAGAGACCCATGGCCGACCCTGAGGCCACGGCCGAGTCGCCGCTTCATCCGCAGGATGCAGATCTCCCCATTCCTCcgcaggaagtctcttcggcctttgtaagtctttcttcttttgtgttGATTTTCTCTTTTGATACATGTTTTTAAGAccattaaatgtcaggtgcccgaacattcatttcaccggcaattttatgcgccgaggggcgttgtttatatttcctggccgccatcgtggccatcaaatgtagatgacctccatcggccgcgtgaattgcgtagcggtctgaggcactgggctcggccattaagttccctgggttcgagcaatgacccagagggcatggccgaagtctcctctcggcaggtctaaaacattCTCCTTTTTCCTTTATGCACTACATCACGTCTTTACTGTTCTTCACCAAATTTTCCTCTTATGTGCAGCCGTCGTGGGAAATGGAGCTTGACGCTCTACTCcagagcacgaccggtgaggccgGCTCCTCTGCTGCTCCGGTCGAATCGGTGGGAGCcacgcccgccgaagtcttcgtgaagctgcacgaagtcttgtctctgactgcttctcaagctctccggtgcaaaggccttgactctgttggagagtgtctcaatgacctcgccagcggtGGTCATCTGAGCCCGGAGGGTATCTCTTTCCTTACCGACCTCTTGGAGCgaactcggcaacactttcttgTCTTCGAGCGAGCCTTGCAGGCCGAGGACGacttgaaggtggccaaggtcgcgcatgagGCCGGCCgagtggagatggaggcaatcaAGGCGAAGAAAGCCAAGCTGTCCGAGTTCGATCGtcagatctctgacctccaccgtcagatttctgaccttcaacggcaaaggtcgGCCGCTGCTTCtgagcttgagaaggactttGAGGCCAACAAGGCTCGGCtaacggccttcgctgccggtgcacggcgtatcc of the Pyrus communis chromosome 1, drPyrComm1.1, whole genome shotgun sequence genome contains:
- the LOC137744197 gene encoding RING-H2 finger protein ATL54-like isoform X1, with protein sequence MEFDHKNFLAKTSLSEQFVCSLPCNPLLNKRGYCIESCFKTCPDVCKNLVVYGGGQLAPPIVPNPPTPPSTPPPSLTEDYYHPTSERKQLIETSMTITICTIGAALLLAIVFSIVIFYRRRRRNNSSRSRSLPILFDTQRDFIDEDHGPVLDHPIWYIHTVGLPQSVIDSITVCKFRKDEGLIEGTDCSVCLNEFEEDESLRLLPKCSHAFHIPCIDTWLRSHKNCPLCRAPIVYDTASAQVSEPEPVSSGSGSRDSGEVENLEGDGGAESVGSWTNEVGAGEDGNVSVIPIEGRAAESSRKVLRNSIVPVGSCDPRALSDLTDNRRVTEEDIQPMRRSVSMDSMSALRIYRDVANVIPEEGSSNSQSHVKNMNSGNVSKHGSSSSSLAKLMRSSSIGFSLQMGSISMKKPFASGRKLFSSKHGRSLSSILPL
- the LOC137744197 gene encoding RING-H2 finger protein ATL54-like isoform X2; its protein translation is MKVYGGGQLAPPIVPNPPTPPSTPPPSLTEDYYHPTSERKQLIETSMTITICTIGAALLLAIVFSIVIFYRRRRRNNSSRSRSLPILFDTQRDFIDEDHGPVLDHPIWYIHTVGLPQSVIDSITVCKFRKDEGLIEGTDCSVCLNEFEEDESLRLLPKCSHAFHIPCIDTWLRSHKNCPLCRAPIVYDTASAQVSEPEPVSSGSGSRDSGEVENLEGDGGAESVGSWTNEVGAGEDGNVSVIPIEGRAAESSRKVLRNSIVPVGSCDPRALSDLTDNRRVTEEDIQPMRRSVSMDSMSALRIYRDVANVIPEEGSSNSQSHVKNMNSGNVSKHGSSSSSLAKLMRSSSIGFSLQMGSISMKKPFASGRKLFSSKHGRSLSSILPL